One window of Mesorhizobium sp. WSM4904 genomic DNA carries:
- a CDS encoding ABC transporter ATP-binding protein, with translation MTEAVIALRDVSLTLGEGASSVHVLKGVSLDVAAGEATGIVGPSGSGKSTLLMVLAGLERVDAGTVRIAGELLNGKSEDRIASFRGRNIGIVFQSFHLIPNMTALENVAVPLELAGHADAFGVAARELAAVGLSDRVTHYPGELSGGEQQRVAIARALAPSPRILIADEPTGNLDQATGKQIADLLFAKAAERGMTLVLVTHDPALAARCSRQVSMRSGRIEDAPLLKVTA, from the coding sequence GTGACAGAAGCCGTCATCGCATTGAGGGATGTCTCGCTGACGCTCGGCGAGGGAGCTTCCTCGGTCCATGTGCTGAAAGGCGTCAGTCTCGATGTGGCCGCCGGCGAAGCCACCGGCATCGTCGGCCCGTCGGGCTCCGGCAAGTCCACCTTGCTGATGGTTCTGGCCGGGCTGGAAAGGGTCGATGCGGGAACAGTGCGAATCGCCGGCGAATTGCTCAACGGCAAAAGCGAGGATCGGATTGCATCGTTCCGGGGGCGAAACATCGGCATCGTCTTCCAGTCCTTCCACCTCATCCCCAATATGACGGCACTTGAAAATGTCGCGGTGCCGCTGGAGCTCGCCGGCCATGCCGACGCGTTCGGCGTGGCGGCGCGGGAACTCGCGGCGGTCGGCCTGAGCGACCGTGTGACGCACTACCCCGGAGAGCTCTCGGGCGGCGAGCAGCAGCGCGTGGCGATCGCCAGGGCGCTGGCGCCTTCGCCGCGCATCCTGATTGCCGACGAGCCGACCGGCAATCTCGACCAGGCGACGGGAAAGCAGATCGCCGACCTCTTGTTCGCCAAGGCGGCCGAGCGCGGCATGACGCTGGTGCTGGTCACGCATGATCCGGCGCTTGCGGCCCGCTGCTCGCGTCAGGTGTCGATGCGCTCGGGGCGGATCGAGGATGCGCCGCTGCTTAAAGTGACCGCGTAA
- a CDS encoding ABC transporter permease: MRGGLSGFMIFLACIALGVAAIGGVNSVAQAITAGVANQGQTLLGGDLRFQINQRSATPAELGFLGSLGTVSLNSGMRSMARLEDGSDQALVEAKAVDDAYPLYGTLETDPPLPKKELLGERAGIFGAAAPDLLFDRLNLHIGDRLKLGGATFELRARLISEPDAISDGFGFAPRLMISNDGLAASGLVQPGSLVENAYKLRLPAGASEARIKEIQAAAAKEFPQSGWSIRTRSNAAPALSSNIQRFSQFLTLVGLTALVVGGVGVANAVRAYLDGKRGVIATFKSLGASGGFVFTVYLVQILLIAGLGIVLGLVLGAAMPFAASALLQSVIPVPAEGGFYASALAMAALFGLLVTLAFALLPLGRARDVPATALFREMGFESRGLPRLPYAGAALAIVLGLAALAIFSADDRRIASIFVGATVFAFLVLRLVAALVQWMARRSPRVRFVSLRLALGNIHRPGALTPSVVLSLGLGLTLLVTLALIDGNLRRQISGSLPERAPNFFFVDIQSSDVDAFAGLVEKEAPRGTLVKVPMLRGRIMALNGVDVDKVKIPADGAWVLRGDRGLTYDAKQPENATLTEGAWWPQNYSGEPLVSFSAEEGKAIGLKLGDTVTVNVLGRNVTAKIANFRQVEWETMGINFVMVFSPNAFAGAPHGWLATLTDKGATTADDARLLNAVTRAFPAVTTVRVKDALDIVNRLVAQLGTAIRAAAGVALIASVLVLSGALAAGNRARIHDAVVLKTLGATRRTLIAAFSLEYVLIGLATALFALAAGGVAAWFVVAHIMTLPSHFMPQVAVATILVSLGVTVGIGLAGTWRVLGHKAAPVLRNL, from the coding sequence ATGCGCGGCGGCCTGTCCGGCTTCATGATCTTCCTTGCCTGCATCGCGCTCGGCGTCGCGGCGATCGGCGGCGTTAATTCGGTGGCGCAGGCGATCACCGCCGGCGTCGCCAACCAGGGCCAGACGCTGCTCGGCGGCGATCTGCGCTTCCAGATCAACCAGCGCAGCGCTACGCCTGCCGAACTCGGCTTCCTCGGCAGCCTGGGCACGGTGTCGCTGAATTCGGGTATGCGCTCGATGGCGCGGCTCGAGGACGGCTCAGACCAGGCGCTGGTCGAAGCCAAGGCGGTCGACGACGCCTATCCTCTCTACGGCACGCTGGAAACCGATCCGCCGCTGCCGAAGAAGGAGCTGCTCGGCGAGAGAGCGGGCATTTTCGGCGCCGCCGCGCCCGATCTTTTGTTCGACCGGCTCAATCTGCATATCGGCGACCGGCTGAAGCTTGGCGGCGCCACTTTCGAGCTGAGGGCCAGGCTGATCAGCGAGCCGGACGCGATATCCGACGGTTTTGGATTCGCGCCGCGGCTGATGATCTCGAACGACGGACTTGCCGCATCCGGACTGGTGCAGCCCGGCAGTCTGGTCGAGAACGCCTATAAGCTGCGGCTGCCCGCCGGCGCCAGCGAGGCGCGGATCAAGGAAATCCAGGCCGCGGCGGCGAAGGAATTTCCACAGTCCGGCTGGTCGATCCGCACGCGCAGCAACGCGGCGCCTGCGCTCTCCTCCAATATCCAGCGCTTCTCGCAATTCCTGACGCTGGTCGGGCTGACGGCGCTGGTGGTCGGCGGCGTCGGCGTGGCGAACGCGGTGCGCGCCTATCTCGACGGCAAGCGCGGCGTCATCGCCACCTTCAAGAGCCTCGGAGCCTCCGGCGGCTTCGTCTTCACAGTCTATCTCGTGCAGATCCTTTTGATTGCCGGCCTCGGCATCGTGCTCGGCCTGGTCCTGGGTGCCGCCATGCCGTTCGCGGCGAGCGCGCTTCTGCAGTCGGTGATCCCGGTGCCGGCGGAGGGCGGCTTCTACGCGAGCGCACTCGCCATGGCCGCGCTCTTCGGCCTCCTGGTGACGCTGGCCTTCGCGCTCTTGCCGCTTGGGCGCGCCCGCGACGTGCCGGCGACGGCGCTGTTCCGCGAGATGGGTTTTGAGAGCCGCGGCCTGCCGCGCCTGCCCTATGCCGGCGCTGCTCTCGCGATCGTGCTCGGGCTGGCGGCTTTGGCCATATTTTCCGCCGACGACCGGCGCATCGCCTCGATCTTCGTCGGCGCCACGGTCTTTGCCTTCCTGGTGCTGCGGCTGGTGGCGGCGCTGGTGCAATGGATGGCCCGGCGAAGCCCGCGCGTGCGTTTCGTGTCGCTTCGGCTGGCGCTCGGCAACATCCATCGTCCCGGCGCGCTGACGCCATCGGTGGTGCTGTCGCTCGGGCTCGGTCTGACGCTCCTGGTGACGCTGGCGCTGATCGACGGCAATCTCAGGCGGCAGATTTCCGGCAGCCTGCCGGAGCGGGCGCCGAACTTCTTCTTCGTCGACATCCAGAGCAGCGATGTCGACGCTTTCGCCGGCCTGGTCGAAAAGGAGGCGCCGCGGGGAACGCTGGTCAAGGTGCCGATGCTGCGCGGCCGCATCATGGCGCTCAACGGCGTCGACGTCGACAAGGTGAAGATCCCCGCCGACGGCGCCTGGGTGCTGCGCGGCGATCGCGGCCTGACCTATGACGCCAAGCAGCCGGAGAACGCCACGCTGACCGAAGGCGCGTGGTGGCCGCAGAATTATTCCGGCGAGCCTCTGGTGTCGTTCTCGGCCGAGGAGGGCAAGGCGATCGGGCTGAAGCTCGGCGACACCGTCACCGTCAACGTGCTCGGCCGCAACGTGACGGCGAAAATCGCCAATTTCCGTCAGGTCGAATGGGAAACCATGGGCATCAATTTCGTCATGGTGTTCTCGCCCAACGCCTTTGCCGGTGCGCCGCATGGCTGGCTGGCGACGCTGACCGACAAGGGCGCCACCACGGCAGACGACGCGCGGCTGCTCAACGCCGTCACGCGCGCATTTCCGGCGGTGACGACGGTCCGCGTCAAGGACGCGCTCGACATCGTCAACCGGCTGGTCGCGCAATTGGGCACGGCGATCCGCGCCGCCGCCGGCGTGGCGCTGATCGCCTCGGTGCTGGTGCTCTCCGGCGCTCTGGCCGCCGGCAACCGGGCGCGCATCCATGACGCGGTGGTGCTGAAGACGCTCGGCGCGACGCGCAGGACACTGATTGCGGCCTTCTCGCTGGAATATGTGCTGATCGGCCTTGCGACGGCGCTGTTCGCACTTGCCGCGGGCGGCGTCGCGGCATGGTTCGTCGTCGCGCACATCATGACGCTGCCATCGCACTTCATGCCGCAGGTCGCGGTCGCGACGATCCTCGTCTCGCTCGGCGTCACCGTCGGCATCGGCCTCGCCGGTACCTGGCGGGTTCTCGGCCACAAGGCGGCGCCGGTGCTGCGCAACCTCTGA
- a CDS encoding Bax inhibitor-1/YccA family protein, translating into MADPIRNYQTSAAPGARVDIDQGLRAYMIKVYNLMGLGLLITGLAAWGAFQLAVTGDGQLTAFGQLIYASAFRWVVILAPLAAVMFLSFRIQSMSVAAAQTTFWVYAGLVGLSLSTIFLVYTGTSITQTFFATAAAFGALSLYGYTTRRDLTAFGSFLIMGVIGLLIAMIINIFLASSALAFAISAIGVLVFAGLTAYDTQRIKEMYFEGDVSDVAGRKAIMGALQLYLDFINLFMFLLQFMGDRR; encoded by the coding sequence ATGGCTGATCCCATTCGCAACTACCAGACGTCCGCCGCCCCCGGCGCGCGCGTCGATATCGATCAGGGCCTGCGGGCCTACATGATCAAAGTCTACAACCTAATGGGGCTTGGCCTGCTCATCACCGGCCTTGCCGCCTGGGGCGCGTTTCAACTCGCCGTCACCGGCGACGGTCAGCTCACGGCCTTCGGCCAGCTCATCTATGCAAGCGCGTTCCGCTGGGTCGTCATCCTGGCGCCGCTGGCTGCGGTGATGTTCCTGTCATTCAGGATCCAGTCGATGAGCGTGGCGGCGGCGCAGACCACGTTCTGGGTGTATGCCGGCCTTGTCGGCCTGTCGCTGTCGACGATCTTCCTCGTCTATACCGGCACCAGCATCACCCAGACGTTCTTCGCCACGGCCGCGGCCTTCGGCGCGCTGTCGCTCTATGGCTACACGACCCGGCGTGACCTGACGGCCTTCGGATCGTTCCTGATCATGGGCGTGATCGGCCTGCTGATCGCGATGATCATCAACATCTTCCTGGCGTCGTCGGCGCTGGCCTTCGCCATCTCCGCAATCGGCGTGCTGGTGTTCGCGGGCCTGACCGCCTATGACACGCAGCGGATCAAGGAGATGTATTTCGAGGGCGACGTCTCGGACGTGGCCGGCCGCAAGGCCATCATGGGCGCGCTGCAGCTCTATCTCGACTTCATCAACCTGTTCATGTTCCTGCTGCAGTTCATGGGCGACCGCCGCTAA
- a CDS encoding GNAT family N-acetyltransferase: MSNTAIRAATAADLDRITEIYADAVTHGTASYELEPPNRAEMGKRFESLAAGGFPYLVAEKDGTVLGYAYAGPFRPRPAYRFVVEDSVYVAPEAKGQGVGFLLMKALIEAARAAGFRQVIAVIGDGHADSVSVRLHEKLGFYHSGRLEGSGYKHGRWLDTVFMQLPLNGGAELPPDPESLPERRFRLGGK; encoded by the coding sequence ATGAGCAATACAGCGATCAGAGCCGCGACGGCGGCCGACCTTGACCGAATCACGGAAATCTACGCCGACGCGGTCACGCACGGCACTGCGAGCTACGAGCTGGAGCCGCCCAACCGCGCCGAAATGGGCAAACGCTTCGAGAGCTTAGCGGCAGGCGGCTTTCCCTATCTCGTGGCGGAGAAGGACGGCACCGTGCTCGGCTATGCCTATGCCGGACCGTTTCGGCCGCGCCCCGCCTATCGGTTCGTCGTCGAGGATTCGGTCTATGTCGCGCCCGAGGCCAAGGGCCAGGGCGTGGGCTTCCTGCTGATGAAGGCGCTGATCGAGGCGGCGCGTGCGGCAGGCTTCCGCCAGGTCATCGCGGTGATCGGCGACGGCCACGCGGACAGCGTCTCGGTGCGGCTGCACGAGAAGCTCGGGTTCTACCATTCCGGACGCCTGGAAGGGTCGGGCTACAAGCACGGGCGCTGGCTGGACACGGTGTTCATGCAGCTGCCGCTCAACGGTGGCGCAGAGCTGCCGCCGGATCCGGAATCGCTGCCGGAGCGGAGATTCAGGCTCGGAGGGAAATGA
- a CDS encoding DUF2794 domain-containing protein — MTDHSSGTEDGEASGILIPLHEARSARLDQPVRFDRRELDQILRLYGRMVAANEWRDYAIDHLSDRAVFSVFRRASEVPLFQIVKDPKLARRQGAFAVIAAGGRILKRGQELGRVLGVFDSKLKLVEA; from the coding sequence ATGACCGATCACAGCAGCGGGACGGAGGATGGGGAAGCATCCGGAATATTGATCCCGTTGCATGAGGCGCGCAGCGCACGCCTCGACCAGCCGGTGCGCTTCGACCGGCGCGAGCTCGACCAGATCCTGAGGCTTTACGGGCGCATGGTGGCGGCCAATGAATGGCGCGACTATGCGATCGACCATCTCTCCGATCGCGCCGTCTTTTCGGTCTTCCGCCGCGCCAGCGAAGTGCCGCTGTTCCAGATCGTCAAGGACCCGAAACTGGCGCGTCGCCAAGGCGCTTTCGCCGTCATAGCCGCGGGCGGACGCATCCTGAAGCGCGGCCAGGAACTCGGCCGCGTGCTCGGCGTCTTCGATTCCAAGCTGAAGCTGGTCGAGGCCTGA
- a CDS encoding thioredoxin family protein codes for MASRGPLRLAAFALALSTFAGAALASEPEKPLGVVELFTSQGCSSCPPADEFFAELAAKENIVALAYHVNYWDYLGWQDTLSNKKNTDRQYDYMRSFGSRSVYTPQAVINGRSHVNGASRKDVDGALARMDRTGEGMRVGIKVSRTSDRVTIDAGDAGNGPADAHVVIVYFDPPQMVKIGQGENSGRSLTYWNAVSDIQTAGMWHGKAQRYELPMTEISKKGGCAVLLQSVGKDGMPGPILGAAFIRKP; via the coding sequence ATGGCATCTCGAGGACCATTGCGGCTTGCGGCATTTGCGCTGGCCCTTTCAACGTTTGCCGGTGCCGCGCTGGCAAGCGAGCCCGAGAAGCCCTTGGGCGTGGTCGAGCTCTTCACCAGCCAGGGCTGCAGTTCCTGCCCGCCGGCCGATGAATTCTTCGCCGAGCTGGCCGCCAAGGAAAACATCGTCGCGCTCGCCTACCACGTCAATTACTGGGACTATCTGGGCTGGCAGGACACGCTGAGCAACAAGAAGAACACCGACCGGCAGTACGACTACATGCGCTCCTTCGGCAGCCGCTCGGTCTATACGCCGCAGGCCGTCATCAACGGCCGCAGCCATGTCAACGGCGCCAGTCGCAAGGACGTCGACGGCGCGCTGGCCCGGATGGACAGGACCGGCGAGGGCATGCGGGTCGGCATCAAGGTGAGCCGCACCAGCGACCGCGTCACGATTGACGCGGGCGACGCCGGCAATGGCCCGGCCGACGCCCATGTGGTGATCGTCTATTTCGATCCGCCGCAGATGGTGAAGATCGGCCAGGGCGAGAACAGCGGCCGCAGCCTGACCTACTGGAACGCCGTCTCCGACATCCAGACCGCCGGCATGTGGCACGGCAAGGCGCAGCGCTACGAATTGCCGATGACCGAGATCTCCAAGAAGGGCGGCTGCGCGGTGCTGCTGCAGTCCGTCGGCAAGGACGGCATGCCCGGTCCGATCCTGGGCGCCGCATTCATTCGCAAGCCATAA